TATTTTTCGAAAACAGTCAGTCTTCAAAAAATTTTAGTTTTATTTATTTTTGTTTTCTCTTTGGTAGTGTATGTATCAACCACAGCTACCTTACCTCAAAACCATGCTGATAGTAGTGAGCTAATCACTGCCGCTTTTACCAAAGGTATTGCCCATCCTCCTAGCTACCCACTCTATACTTTTTTACTTGGCTTAGCCATGAAACTACCAATGTTTACTCCGGCTTACTTAGCCAATTTGTTTTCAGCCTTTTGGCAAAGTTTGAGCTTGGTTTTCCTGTTTTTGGCTCTTAATAAACTTTTGGAAATTGTAAGTAAGAAACAAACTGTAGCTAGCCAAATTATAGCCTTGGCTACAACTTGTATTTTCGGTTTTAATTCTTTAGTTTGGACCTATGCCACTCTAGCTGAAGTTTTTAGCTTTAATCATTTCTTTATTTCTCTCTTCTTGTACCTAACTTTGCTATGGTACCAACAGTATAAAAAAGCCAAAAAGATTAACTGGAAGCTTTTTTATAGCTCTATTGTTGTCTTGGGATTAGGAGCTGCTCATCACCAAACTATTTTGTTTTTCTTACCAGGTTATGTGTTCTTTTTATTTTTAGAAGTCAGAAGAAAAAGCCAGCTTCAGCAATACTTAATAAGTTTAGGTCTTGGCTTACTCAGCTTTCTACTACCTTTTTCATTGTTGTGGTATTTTAACACTCAAGTCTCACCTTTTTCCTGGTATTTTGAACCAAGCCTAAAAGGGGTTTGGCAAATTATCTCTCGAGCTTTGTATACCCAAGAAGGCTCTGCTATTGAAACCTATGCTCATGAATTTAATATAAATCATTCTCTTATCGCACTTTGGTTTTATCTTAAATATCTAGCTTTTTATCTGACCATACCTGGTTTAGGGTTGGCCTTGCTGGGAGCTATACAAACTTGGCAAAAATCAAAATCGCTAAGTTTGTTTCTGAGTCTAACCTTCTTTATTTCCGGCCCTTTGCTAGTTTTTTATCTCAAATTTCCTTTACCAAATACTGGGTCAGAAATTGCTTATTTTTGGGGCACAGCTTTACGGCTACGGATGCTTTTGCCCAATATTCTAGTCATAACCATATTAATAGGTTTGGGATTATATTTTTTTTATCAGTACGCAAATAAGTTTGTCAAAATAAAAAAACAGTTTGTCTCCTACCTTCCTCTTGTTTTTCTTATCCTACCTTTATATCTAGCCGCAAGTAATTACCAGATTAATAATTTGAAAGAAGATAATTTTGACTACCTTTTTGCCAAAAAAGTCTTAACTGATTTACCAAAACAGGCAATTTTAATAGTAGATTCAGATCGGGTTTTTAGCTTACTGGAAATGCAATTAGTTGAAGGTCAAAGACCAGATGTCACTATAGTACCAGTAACTCTAGAAATGCGCTGGCCTTGGTGGCAAAAGCATAAGCAAGAATTAATTTTGGGAGATTATAGCGATCGACAAATAAGGGTAGCCCATATTATTGCTTGGCAGCTGAAACGAGGTAGGCGGGTTTTTATCTTTGATCCAGAAACCAGATTGCTGGATATACTGGGAGTTGAAGGCAATCCATTTTATGCTTCGGTTTATGGTTATAGTTTAGAAATTAGCAAAACTCCAAAACCATTCATTAGCTATGACTATGGTTTGACTAAACAACTGGCTAATCATGTTTTTTCCGATTACAGTTGGTGGAACTATGGTCAACGGGCAACTTTTTTAGGAACTCATACTATTTTTAGCTATTTAGCTAACAAAGCCAAAGAACCAAAACTTGCCAATGAGCATTTGCAACTGGCTTTAAGCTTAAGTAGTTTTTCTCAAACTCAAAACCAGGTTTATAAAATTTTTCACAGCTCTCAACAACTTACTCATTCCTATCTAGAAATTCCTCCTTCTTCAGCTGAAACATATCTGGAAAATGGGCAAAAAAGTATGGAAATTAATGATGTAAAAACTGCTAATCGTTATTTTTTTAGAAGTGTTTTATTGGATCCACTTGATCTAGCTGCTAGACAGTTACTTATAGAAAGTTATAAGTTACTTGGTCAGCATAACTTGGCAAAAGAAGAACAAGCGGCTTTACATAAAATAATAATTCCCTAGCTTAATACATAACAGGTATATAAATCAGTCATTGATTTTTTCTATCTTGATTTGTACAATCCAAGGTGTTTGCTTGTCCTGGTAAAAAACCAAACATGCAAACTATTTATTATGGGATTGGCTATTTCTATTGCCGCCGAACCTGTCCTCCACATTGGTAATATTGCTA
This genomic stretch from Candidatus Beckwithbacteria bacterium harbors:
- a CDS encoding DUF2723 domain-containing protein, which translates into the protein MFYFSKTVSLQKILVLFIFVFSLVVYVSTTATLPQNHADSSELITAAFTKGIAHPPSYPLYTFLLGLAMKLPMFTPAYLANLFSAFWQSLSLVFLFLALNKLLEIVSKKQTVASQIIALATTCIFGFNSLVWTYATLAEVFSFNHFFISLFLYLTLLWYQQYKKAKKINWKLFYSSIVVLGLGAAHHQTILFFLPGYVFFLFLEVRRKSQLQQYLISLGLGLLSFLLPFSLLWYFNTQVSPFSWYFEPSLKGVWQIISRALYTQEGSAIETYAHEFNINHSLIALWFYLKYLAFYLTIPGLGLALLGAIQTWQKSKSLSLFLSLTFFISGPLLVFYLKFPLPNTGSEIAYFWGTALRLRMLLPNILVITILIGLGLYFFYQYANKFVKIKKQFVSYLPLVFLILPLYLAASNYQINNLKEDNFDYLFAKKVLTDLPKQAILIVDSDRVFSLLEMQLVEGQRPDVTIVPVTLEMRWPWWQKHKQELILGDYSDRQIRVAHIIAWQLKRGRRVFIFDPETRLLDILGVEGNPFYASVYGYSLEISKTPKPFISYDYGLTKQLANHVFSDYSWWNYGQRATFLGTHTIFSYLANKAKEPKLANEHLQLALSLSSFSQTQNQVYKIFHSSQQLTHSYLEIPPSSAETYLENGQKSMEINDVKTANRYFFRSVLLDPLDLAARQLLIESYKLLGQHNLAKEEQAALHKIIIP